GTCAACGAGCGCCTCGACGCGCCCCGCGGCGATTCCGCGCTCTGGCCCCGCGAGCGGGCGGAGCGCTGGAAACCGCCGGCGTCCGAGGAATGGATGCGCCGAGCGGCCGCGACGGGATAAGATCCGCGTGCGCGCCCGCAGTGGAAGGAGGCCCCGATGCCCACGCCCATCCGGATCGAGGTCGGTCCGCTCCGACTCCAGGGGGAGTTCAACGACACGCCATGCGCGCGCGCGATCGTCGCGCTCCTTCCCATCTCGGCAGAGCCGGACACATGGGGAGACGAGTTCTTCTTCCCGATCGGCCTCGACCATCCCCTCGAGAAGGGGGCGGCGGAGCGGGTGGAGGTGGGCGAGATCGGCTACTGGCCTCCCGGCCGCGCGCTGGCGATCTTCTTCGGGCCGACGCCCGCGAGCCAGGGATCGGAGCCGGTGGCCGCGAGCGCCGTCAATCGCGTCGGGCGCATCCTCGGCGACGCGACGGTTCTCCGCGCTCACAGGAACGCGCTCAGGATCAGGCTGGTCCGCGCGGAAGAGTGACGAGGTGGAGAAGAGGCTGCTTCGGATCGCAGCGGAGGCGCTGCGGCGCGCGCTCGCCCCGCGGGCCCGGATCCTCGAGGCCGCCTCGCCGGGGGCGAACCGGATCGACATGCTGCTCGAGCGCGGAGGCGGGGAGCCCGACAGGATCAGGCTCGTCGTCGATCTCGCTCCGTCTAGGCCTTGCATCTACCTCGCGCGACCAAGAGAGACCGTGGCGGCCGAGTTCGCGCTCGGGCGGCACCTCGCGGGGCGATGGATCGTCGGCGTCGAGCCCTCCGAAGACTCCCCCGTCCTCCGCATCCTCCTGGGCGCGGCGGGTGTCGCGGGCGTATCGGCCTCGCTCATCCTGGAGTGGCTCGGGGGGCGGCCCGACGCGATTCTTGTCGACGCGGCCGATGACCGGATCGTCGCGACGCTGAACGAACCTTCCGGCGCCCACGCGAGACGGCGCGCGCGGGGGGCGGTCTATGCGGATCCCCCCGCCCCCCACCGTCCCGCGTACGACACGGCGACGGAGGCGCAGGTCGCGTCGATTCTGGGGCAGGCGCGGGGCGCGAGCGCCGTCAGGACGCTCTGCAAGTCCTTCAGGGGTCTGCCCGACTACATCGCATTCGAGGCGGTCCGCCTGAGAGGAAGCGCCGCCGATCACCTGCGCGCCTTGGCGGCCGCGCCGGCCGATCCGGCGCTCTACGAGATTCCGGGGACGGGCGCGTCGATCGTCGGGAGCAATGGTCCCGACGGCCCGCGTCCGGACGAGCTGCCGGCCGCGTTCGTGAGCCCTATCCCGCTCGAAACCCTCCGACCCTTCCTGACGCTTCAGGGCGGGAGCATCTTCCGCCTCATGGAGAGGGCCAACGCGGCCGCGCTGCGGTCCGAAGCCGCGGCCACGGCCGCCTCCGCCATCGGACAGATCGTCGATCGCGAGAGTCGGCGGCTGGCGCGCCTGCGCGCGCGCCTCGAGGAGGAGGACGAAGAGGCGGATCTGGCGGATGAGTTCCGCCGGCAGGCGGAGGCGCTCCTCGTGCGGATCCAGGACGTTCCCCGGGGGGCGAGTCGCTTCACATGCCCGGACCCCGCGGATCCGAGCGCAGAGATCACGATCAATCTCGATCCGAGGCTCGGCGCGGCGGCGAACGCGAAGGCGCTCTTCCGGAAGGCGCGCCGTCTCGCCAGGGGCGGACCGATCCGGAAGAGACGCATGCGCGAGATCGATCAGGCGATCGCCCGGCTATCGGTCCTGCGATCGCAGATCGGAACGGATCCCGCGCCCATTCTCTCCGGCGCGGAGAGGCTCCTGCGGGAGGCGCTCGGGCCCTTCGCTCGGTCCGCGCGTCCGGCGCGTCCCGGATCGGACGCGGACGCGGGGTCGATCCGGAAGAAGCGGCGCGAGCCGAGGGATGAGGAGCGGTTCCACCCCCGCGAGTACAAGACGAGGGAAGGATGGACCGTGCTCGTTGGCCGCTCCAACGAGGAGAACGACTACCTGACGCATCGCCTCGCGCGGCCGGACGACTACTGGTTCCACGCCCACGGGTGTCCGGGGAGCCATGTGGTGCTCCGGCGCGAGAACCGCAAGAGCAATCCGAGCCGCGGAACGATCGAGGAGGCGGCTTCGATCGCCGCCTACTTCAGCAAGGCGCGCACCTCGCGCAAGGTTCCAGTCCTCTATACGCTCAAGAAGCACGTGCGCAAGCCGCGCGGGGCGCCCGCGGGGCTCGCGAGCGTGAGCCACGAGAAGACCGTGATGGCCGTTCCGAAGGAGCCTCCGGCTTCGGGAGCCGGCGAATGGGATTCGCAATGAGGACTCCGGCGCGGCTCCACCGCGCCTCGAGGCCCCGCGCCGCGGACGCGGTCAAACCGGTTTAGGTCACCTGGACCTGTGGAGGCCGCGAAGGCCCCCCCAGGTCGCGTCGATTACCGGCACCGCGTCGGGATCGTCGGTCACCCGGATGTCGTCGACGTAGAACAGCCCCTCGAGATCCTCGTCCCTGCCGATGGTGAATGTGACCCCAACCAGATCCTCGTTCGTGATCCCGATCGCCGCGTCATCGAGCACGAGCTGGCTGTCGAACCAGACATCGTAGGTGTGCCCGGTCATGTCTACGGAGAAGGCGATTGGATACGCGCGGCCGATCTCGTATTGCCCAACCTCGACGAAATCGTCATCCATGTCCTCGACGAAGACCTTGCCGTCATTGCCGAAAAGCATGGCGAGGAGGATGCTCCCCGAGCCGCTCGTGGAGAGGAAGACGCGGTACTGAATCTCGCCGGGCGACTCCGCGAACCAGAGTCTGGCCATGACGACGGCCGTGCCGCTCGAGATCCCGGCGTTCTCCAGGAAGGAGAATCTCGCGGCGCATGAGGCGCTCGCGCTCCCGTCGGCGATCTCGAGGGACGGACTCGCCATCGGGGCCGCCCGGACATAGCCGCCGGCTCCCGGGTCGACAAAGTAGGGTTCGCCGAACTCGGCGCCGCGGTGGGGAATCTGCTGATCCAGCGCCTTGTCGTTGAAGTTCGCGTTCAGGTAAATCTCCCCGTCGCTCGCCTGCGCGGCATGGATCCTGATCCCGACCATCATGAGACAGAAGAGCACGACTCCGCGTGGACGCATGCTTCGCCCCTCCACTGGCTGAGACGCCTCATTGGGGACGAGACGCCCGCCTTCGCTTCCACCCCGCTCCACCGGTTCCCGTGAGGCAACGTGACACAGTCCCGCGGGGCAGGGCGATTCTAGCTGCCACTTCAGGGCGTGTCCATATCCGACTCACCCGAACTCATCCGCGCGACATGGGACCGGGAGCATGCCCGTCGCTTGCCCCCTCCCCCCCGCCGCGCTATCGTCCCGGCAAGCGGAGGGTGACCGTCATGGATGCCATCGAGATCGTCGGCGGCCGGCAGCTATCGGGAGAGGTGGAGATCAGCGGGGCCAAGAACGCGGCGCTGCCGATCATGACCGCGGCTCTTCTGATCCCCGGCGAGACGTTGATCCGCAACATCCCGCATCTGAAGGACATCATCACGCTTCTCGACTTGCTGAAGCTCCTCGGCGTGAAGGGGGGCTACGAGGATCACTCGCTGCGGCTCGACGCGAGCGAGATCACCTCGACCGAGGCGCCCTATGAGCTCGTCAAGCAGATGCGCGCCTCGATCTACGTCCTGGGTCCGCTTCTCGCCCGGTTCGGGCGCGCGCGCGTCTCGCTTCCCGGTGGATGCGCCTGGGGTCCGCGCCCGGTCGACCTTCACATCAAGGGGATGGAGGCGCTCGGGGCCAAGATCGAACTGGAGCACGGCTACATCGTCGCCTCCTGCGAGAAGCTCCGCGGCGCGAGGATCGGCTTCGACGTCTCGAGCGTGGGGGCGACCGGCAACGTCATGATGGCGGCCACGCTCGCGGAGGGAGCGACGCTGATCGAGAACGCGGCCTGCGAGCCGGACATCGTCGCCCTCGCCGACTTCCTCGTCGCGGCCGGCGCGCGCATCGCAGGCCAGGGAACGAAGTCCATCGAGATCGAGGGGGTCGACTCCCTGCATTCCGTAGACTTCGAGAACATCCCCGACCGGATCGAGCTGGGGACCTACCTCGCCGCCGGGGCGATCACCGGGGGCCGAATCGTCTGTTCCCGCGCGCGGCCCGACCACGCCGGGATCGTCCTCGATCGCCTCGCCGACATGGGATGCGAGATCGCGGCCGAAGGCGACAGGATCCGATTGGCCGCCCCCGAGCTCCTGCGCGCCGTCGACATCCGAACGGAGGTCTACCCCGGCTTCCCGACCGACCTCCAGGCGCAGTTCATGGCGCTCCTGAGCGTGGCCAATGGAACGGGTGTCATCACCGAGACGATCTATCCCGACCGCTTCACGCACCTCCCGGAACTCGGCCGGCTGGGGGCCAGGATCACGCTGCAGGGGAACGTCGCCACCGTTCGCGGCGTCGAGTCGCTGCAGGGGACCAACGTGATGTCGACCGACATCCGCGCCTCCTCCGCCCTCATCCTCGCGGGGCTCCGCGCCGCCGGAACGACGGTCGTCTCGCGCGTCTACCACATCGATCGGGGATACGAGCGCATCGAACAGAAGCTCTCGGGCCTGGGCGCCGTCGTGCGGCGGATCAAGCTGGACGACCCGCTCGCGTGAGGCCATCCCGCGGGATCCATCCATGAGCCGACCCTGCATCATCGGCACCGCCGGCCACATCGATCACGGCAAGACCCTGCTCATCAAGATGCTGACCGGCATCGACACCGATCGGCTGAAGGAGGAGAAGGAGCGGGGCATCTCGATCGAACTCGGATTCGCCTCGCTCACCACGCCGTCGGGGATCCGCTGCGGGGTCGTGGACGTGCCGGGCCATGAGAAGTTCATCCGCAACATGCTGGCCGGCGCCGGCGGGATCGACGTCATCCTCCTCGTCATCGCCGCCGACGAGGGGGTGATGCCGCAGACCCGGGAGCACCTCGACATCGTCGATCTCCTCGGGGCGCACGACGGCGTCGTCGCCCTTACGAAGATCGATCTCGTCGAGAGCGACTGGCGGGACCTCGTCCTCGAGGACGTCCGCTCCTATCTCTCGAAGACATGCCTTGCCGCCGCTTCCGTCATCCCCGTCTCCGCGACGACGGGAGAGGGGCGCAAGGAGCTCCTCGCCGCGATCGACCGGGCAGTATCGGCCGCGGAGCTCAAGCCGCGGGGGAAGTTCACCCGGCTTCCGATCGACCGCGTCTTCGTGATGCAGGGATTCGGCACGGTCGTGACGGGAACCCTCTGGAACGGCGTTCTCAGGGAAGGAGACCGGGTCGCGATCGCCCCGCGCCAGATCGAGTCGAGGATCAAGTCGCTCGAGGTCCACGGCTCGCGCGTTTCCGAGGCGCTCGCGGGGCAGCGCGTGGCGGTCGCGCTCCATGCGGTGACCCGCGAGCAGGTGGAGCGGGGGGATTGGCTGGTCTCGGGAGAGGAGC
The genomic region above belongs to Candidatus Eisenbacteria bacterium and contains:
- a CDS encoding DUF814 domain-containing protein; this encodes MEKRLLRIAAEALRRALAPRARILEAASPGANRIDMLLERGGGEPDRIRLVVDLAPSRPCIYLARPRETVAAEFALGRHLAGRWIVGVEPSEDSPVLRILLGAAGVAGVSASLILEWLGGRPDAILVDAADDRIVATLNEPSGAHARRRARGAVYADPPAPHRPAYDTATEAQVASILGQARGASAVRTLCKSFRGLPDYIAFEAVRLRGSAADHLRALAAAPADPALYEIPGTGASIVGSNGPDGPRPDELPAAFVSPIPLETLRPFLTLQGGSIFRLMERANAAALRSEAAATAASAIGQIVDRESRRLARLRARLEEEDEEADLADEFRRQAEALLVRIQDVPRGASRFTCPDPADPSAEITINLDPRLGAAANAKALFRKARRLARGGPIRKRRMREIDQAIARLSVLRSQIGTDPAPILSGAERLLREALGPFARSARPARPGSDADAGSIRKKRREPRDEERFHPREYKTREGWTVLVGRSNEENDYLTHRLARPDDYWFHAHGCPGSHVVLRRENRKSNPSRGTIEEAASIAAYFSKARTSRKVPVLYTLKKHVRKPRGAPAGLASVSHEKTVMAVPKEPPASGAGEWDSQ
- the murA gene encoding UDP-N-acetylglucosamine 1-carboxyvinyltransferase is translated as MDAIEIVGGRQLSGEVEISGAKNAALPIMTAALLIPGETLIRNIPHLKDIITLLDLLKLLGVKGGYEDHSLRLDASEITSTEAPYELVKQMRASIYVLGPLLARFGRARVSLPGGCAWGPRPVDLHIKGMEALGAKIELEHGYIVASCEKLRGARIGFDVSSVGATGNVMMAATLAEGATLIENAACEPDIVALADFLVAAGARIAGQGTKSIEIEGVDSLHSVDFENIPDRIELGTYLAAGAITGGRIVCSRARPDHAGIVLDRLADMGCEIAAEGDRIRLAAPELLRAVDIRTEVYPGFPTDLQAQFMALLSVANGTGVITETIYPDRFTHLPELGRLGARITLQGNVATVRGVESLQGTNVMSTDIRASSALILAGLRAAGTTVVSRVYHIDRGYERIEQKLSGLGAVVRRIKLDDPLA